The following proteins come from a genomic window of Maribacter sp. HTCC2170:
- a CDS encoding FKBP-type peptidyl-prolyl cis-trans isomerase, whose product MKKKDLFLLVLVFALTWSCKKDDDKLDIEVVPPQSLSETAIEDDAEIKEYLQTHFYNYEEFDNPPTDFDYKIKFDTIAGDNAGKTPIIDMTDNLKTEVITVKSSDFGRDDDEEVSHTLYTLVVREGEVEEHPTIGDYTVLHYEGTLIDGTAFDASVNVEARLYLSSTVRGYGNGVEYLSPGTGPFENGDGTVSFEGYGIGAVFIPSGLGYFDRAPSGSGIASYTPLVFKIDLLSFEANTDFDGDGIPSILEDLDGDGNLNNDNTDQDTERIFLPNHNDSDDDADGIPTIDEIDIDNEGNVTFRDTDGDGISDHLDSDS is encoded by the coding sequence ATGAAAAAGAAAGATTTATTTTTACTTGTTTTAGTATTTGCACTGACTTGGTCCTGTAAAAAAGATGATGATAAGTTAGATATTGAGGTAGTACCCCCTCAATCTTTAAGCGAGACCGCCATAGAGGATGATGCTGAAATCAAAGAATATCTGCAAACCCACTTTTACAATTACGAAGAGTTCGATAACCCACCTACTGATTTTGACTATAAAATCAAATTCGATACTATTGCTGGTGACAACGCGGGTAAAACGCCCATTATTGATATGACTGATAACTTAAAAACTGAAGTTATCACGGTAAAATCGTCTGATTTTGGAAGAGATGATGATGAGGAGGTAAGTCATACATTATACACTTTAGTTGTTCGTGAAGGTGAGGTTGAGGAACACCCAACAATAGGGGATTATACGGTTTTGCATTATGAAGGCACATTAATTGATGGTACTGCATTTGACGCTTCAGTAAATGTGGAGGCTAGACTATACCTTTCATCTACGGTTAGAGGTTATGGTAACGGAGTTGAATATTTAAGTCCGGGAACTGGACCCTTTGAAAATGGTGATGGTACTGTGTCTTTTGAGGGTTATGGTATAGGAGCTGTTTTTATTCCTTCTGGATTGGGATATTTTGATAGAGCACCATCAGGTTCAGGAATTGCAAGTTACACCCCACTTGTATTTAAAATTGATTTGCTGTCTTTTGAAGCAAATACTGATTTTGACGGGGATGGAATACCTTCAATTTTAGAAGATTTGGATGGAGATGGAAATTTAAATAATGATAATACAGATCAGGATACCGAAAGAATATTTTTGCCCAATCATAATGATAGTGATGATGATGCCGATGGTATTCCTACAATAGATGAGATTGATATTGATAATGAGGGCAATGTTACCTTTAGAGATACCGATGGTGATGGTATTTCTGACCATTTAGACAGCGATAGCTAA
- a CDS encoding porin family protein, whose amino-acid sequence MKKTILLAVFAMVSLAATAQSGTGFGIKGGLNYNANGDYFDAAEDAIKDPSRNIGYHIGLWGKIGNRLYVRPELVYTKTKSDYDGDTFDMSKLDVPVLVGTKIIGPLHVFAGPAFQYILESEFDGISSNKIENDFTVGLNIGAGVNLGKLGVDVRYERGFSNNEADFISGNVTELNPNRVDTRPDQLIVSLSVKF is encoded by the coding sequence ATGAAAAAAACAATTTTATTGGCAGTATTTGCTATGGTAAGCCTAGCTGCAACCGCACAATCCGGGACAGGATTCGGTATTAAAGGTGGATTGAATTATAATGCGAATGGCGACTATTTTGATGCCGCTGAAGATGCTATTAAAGATCCAAGCCGGAACATTGGCTATCATATTGGTCTTTGGGGCAAAATAGGGAACAGACTGTATGTTCGTCCAGAATTGGTTTACACAAAAACAAAGTCTGATTACGATGGAGATACTTTCGACATGAGTAAATTGGATGTACCTGTTTTGGTGGGTACTAAAATAATTGGGCCCTTACATGTTTTTGCCGGACCAGCTTTTCAATATATCCTAGAATCTGAATTTGATGGTATAAGCAGCAATAAAATTGAAAATGATTTTACTGTTGGTTTGAATATTGGTGCTGGTGTAAATCTTGGCAAACTAGGCGTTGACGTCAGATACGAAAGAGGATTCAGCAATAATGAAGCAGATTTTATCAGCGGTAATGTCACCGAACTAAACCCTAATAGAGTTGATACGAGACCTGATCAGTTGATTGTTAGTTTATCTGTAAAGTTCTAA
- a CDS encoding RNA-binding S4 domain-containing protein, which yields MRIDKYLWHTRYFKTRNIASTACKKGQVKINGQVAKPAREIYPTDQIVVRKNQINYQFTVLDIPKNRVGAKLVDIYRKDTTPKEAFENEELLKYSKSYYRKRGTGRPTKKDRREIDGFLGDEEE from the coding sequence ATGCGGATTGATAAATACTTATGGCATACCCGTTATTTTAAGACAAGGAATATTGCTTCAACTGCCTGTAAAAAAGGGCAAGTGAAAATAAATGGCCAAGTTGCAAAACCAGCTCGGGAAATATACCCTACCGACCAAATAGTTGTTCGAAAGAACCAAATCAATTATCAATTTACGGTTTTGGACATTCCTAAAAACAGGGTTGGCGCAAAATTGGTGGATATTTATCGAAAAGATACCACTCCTAAGGAAGCTTTTGAGAATGAAGAATTATTAAAATATTCAAAATCATATTATCGTAAAAGAGGCACCGGAAGACCAACCAAAAAGGACCGTAGAGAAATAGATGGGTTTTTGGGTGATGAGGAAGAATAA
- a CDS encoding TonB-dependent receptor plug domain-containing protein — protein sequence MKKASFYQYSIKTQVLFNFLFIILFTLFSSFSNRNNDYYSNEKIYIQFDKPNYYAGEDIWFKTYLLDAATHTPKTWSKVTYVELINPRNEIIETKTIKITDGGGEGNFELSPDLISGEYTVRAYTNYMRNFDSAYFFRKKVYIKALKSDGTINKVPDANIVDKAKPDIQFFPEGGYLVNGFLNRVGFKAVGVNGEGIAIEGTITDNASKEILELKTSKFGMGVFEFIPKPDSSYKLNIVHEGVKLIYDLPIGIGHGTVMQVTEHDKDFRITLQSSLNNGLKNFSLLGTQREGAVIRVKLKGAKSKSVIKVPKRILEQGIVQFTLFDNNKKPISERLSFYETDKASVNVSIKPSKKEYGKRELVKLEIHIDSIIQEKVQPNMSIAVTDMSAIEPDPFGLGIKSQLLLKSELKGNIEKPGYYFNSDDPDRKRNLDILMMTQGWRKFITNDTLNDPSKPIFFAETGISLSGQIKNFYNHNKSAIAEVSLTYDNSKELVHEVMLTDNNGQFAFNNLNFLDTTSVIIQAKKIKNTEQRKRAKNPIMNFHIEMDSFVAPEITLKQKQRPEGFSRGPKNIATAYLESLYQMPKGTIELDEVVLEEVITDRNSQYKKKRSLSLYKEPSHTIDFKDIKGLPYDNWLIGLVGRIPGYSASGTLRGNISLGNSLPLYLLDGMPVEDVDDIAFLDIDFIDIVKGPRAAIYGLRAGGGVIAIYTKDGSEKPNTAEDYKKRGIVSFEHPGYQAKKFYEPVYKTQKKEDTKSDYRSTIYWNPTIRLDEQNKANISFYTSDVTSPYQIVLEGISLDGEIISAVTYLNLP from the coding sequence ATGAAAAAAGCATCTTTTTATCAATACTCCATTAAAACACAAGTACTTTTTAATTTTCTATTCATCATCCTGTTTACCCTCTTCTCTTCCTTTTCAAACCGGAACAATGATTATTATTCAAATGAAAAAATATACATTCAATTTGATAAACCCAATTATTACGCAGGGGAAGATATCTGGTTCAAAACGTATCTGTTGGATGCCGCAACACATACCCCAAAAACCTGGAGTAAAGTAACTTATGTAGAATTGATAAATCCTCGTAATGAGATAATAGAGACAAAAACCATCAAAATCACAGATGGCGGTGGCGAAGGAAATTTTGAATTATCGCCTGACCTTATCAGTGGTGAATACACGGTTAGGGCCTATACCAATTATATGCGGAATTTTGATTCAGCTTATTTCTTTAGAAAAAAGGTTTACATAAAAGCCCTAAAATCCGACGGAACGATAAATAAAGTGCCGGATGCAAACATAGTGGATAAAGCAAAACCCGATATACAGTTTTTCCCTGAGGGCGGTTATCTGGTAAACGGATTTTTGAATAGAGTAGGATTTAAAGCGGTTGGTGTAAACGGCGAAGGTATTGCTATTGAAGGAACAATTACTGATAACGCAAGTAAGGAAATATTGGAATTAAAAACCTCTAAATTCGGAATGGGTGTGTTTGAGTTTATTCCTAAACCAGACAGTTCCTATAAACTGAACATTGTTCACGAAGGGGTTAAATTAATTTACGACCTTCCGATTGGTATAGGGCATGGTACAGTTATGCAGGTAACCGAACACGACAAAGACTTTAGAATCACTTTACAATCTTCACTGAATAATGGGTTGAAAAATTTTAGCCTTTTGGGTACACAAAGAGAAGGGGCTGTTATTAGGGTTAAATTAAAAGGTGCCAAGAGCAAGTCGGTAATTAAAGTGCCAAAAAGAATTCTGGAGCAAGGGATAGTCCAGTTCACCCTATTCGATAATAACAAAAAACCCATAAGCGAACGCTTATCGTTCTATGAAACCGACAAAGCGAGTGTTAATGTAAGTATTAAGCCTTCTAAAAAAGAATATGGAAAGCGAGAATTGGTGAAATTAGAAATCCATATAGACTCTATTATACAAGAAAAAGTGCAACCCAATATGTCAATCGCTGTTACAGATATGTCAGCTATTGAACCGGATCCATTTGGTTTGGGTATAAAATCACAACTCTTACTAAAGTCTGAGCTTAAGGGTAACATAGAGAAACCTGGTTATTACTTTAATTCGGATGACCCTGATAGAAAAAGAAATCTTGATATATTGATGATGACCCAAGGGTGGAGGAAATTCATAACTAATGACACGTTAAATGACCCGTCAAAACCAATCTTTTTCGCTGAAACCGGTATTAGCTTAAGCGGGCAGATAAAAAACTTTTACAATCATAATAAATCGGCCATTGCCGAAGTTTCACTTACTTATGATAATAGCAAAGAATTGGTACATGAAGTCATGCTGACAGATAACAATGGGCAATTTGCTTTTAATAACTTAAATTTTTTGGATACAACTTCTGTTATCATCCAAGCAAAAAAAATAAAAAACACGGAACAAAGAAAAAGAGCCAAAAACCCAATTATGAATTTTCATATAGAAATGGATTCGTTCGTTGCGCCTGAAATCACATTAAAACAAAAACAGCGCCCAGAGGGGTTTTCAAGAGGGCCGAAGAATATAGCTACAGCGTATCTTGAATCCTTATATCAAATGCCAAAAGGAACCATTGAATTGGATGAAGTGGTTCTTGAAGAAGTTATTACTGATAGAAATAGTCAATACAAGAAAAAAAGATCATTATCACTATATAAAGAACCATCGCATACTATAGATTTTAAGGACATTAAAGGTTTGCCATATGACAATTGGCTTATAGGACTTGTGGGTAGGATACCAGGATATTCTGCAAGCGGCACATTAAGAGGAAACATTTCATTGGGAAATAGTTTACCACTGTATCTTTTAGATGGTATGCCTGTTGAGGATGTTGACGATATAGCTTTTTTGGATATTGATTTTATTGATATAGTAAAAGGTCCTAGAGCGGCGATTTATGGATTACGTGCAGGTGGTGGTGTAATAGCCATATATACAAAGGATGGTTCTGAAAAACCAAATACAGCGGAAGACTATAAAAAAAGAGGTATTGTTAGTTTTGAACATCCGGGGTACCAAGCCAAAAAATTCTATGAGCCCGTTTATAAAACCCAAAAAAAAGAAGATACCAAATCTGATTATAGATCAACCATATATTGGAACCCTACAATTAGATTGGACGAACAGAATAAGGCCAACATTTCTTTTTACACCTCTGATGTAACATCACCTTATCAGATAGTGTTGGAAGGAATCTCATTGGATGGGGAAATTATTAGCGCTGTAACTTATTTAAATTTACCATAA